GCCAGGCGGGTAGGCGGCGAAGACGTCAAGGTGGTGGTGCGCTCGGGCTTCGAGGAGATGAAGGCTTCACCCTGGGAGAAGGAGGATGCTACCCACGAGGGCATCCCCATCCTCAACTATCACGTGCCCAAGGCCTTCACCCACGACGGTGGCCGCCTCACCGGCGTCCTCTTCGAAAAAGTTGCTGCGCAATGGGGACTGAACGGCGAGCGGCAGCTTGTCGCAACGGGCGAGCCCGATGTCCACATCGAATGTGACGATGTGCTGGTCGCCATCGGCCAGGAGAATGCGTTTCCGTGGATCGAGCGTGATGTGGGTCTCGAATTCGACCGTGCCGGCCTGCCGCGCCTCAACTCCAAGACCATGCAGTCGAGCCTCCCCAACGTCTTCTTCGGCGGCGATGCGGCCTTCGGCCCCAAGAACATCATTTGGGCCGTCGCCCATGGCCATGACGCGGCGATCTCCATCGATCGATACTGTCAGGGCATGCCGCTGACCGAACGCCCGCCCCCCATGGTCAATCTCGTCTCGCAGAAGATGGGCATCCACGAATGGAGCTACGACAACGAGATCTCCCTCGACCGGCGCTACAAGGTGCCGCTGCGCGACCAGAAGGTGACACTCTCAGACCTCAAGGCGGAGGTCGAACTCGGCTTCGATCGCGCCCGCGCGCTTGCCGAGACCCAGCGCTGCCTCAATTGCGATGTGCAGACGGTCTTCTCCCGCGAGCTCTGCATCGAATGCGATGAATGCGTCGACATCTGCCCGGTCGACTGCATCAACTTCACCGAAAATGGGCCGGAGATGGAGCTGCGCTCGCGCCTGCGTGTGCCGGCAACGAACTTGAATCAGGACCTTTATGTTTCGGACACCCTGAAGACCCACCGCGTCATGGTGAAGGACGAGGACCTGTGTCTCCATTGCGGATTGTGCGCCGAGCGCTGCCCGACCGGCGCCTGGGACATGCAGCGATTCCTGCTCGACATGCGGCTTGCTTATGAGAATGGCGGGTGTCGATCGTGAAGCTCACCGCTACCAACGATTTCGTCGCAAAGTTCGCCAATGTAAATGGCTCGGGTTCAGCTTCCGCCAACCGCCTCTTTGCCCGCTCGATCCTACGCATGGGCGTGCCGGTCGCTTCGCGTAATATCTTTCCCTCCAATATCCAGGGGCTGCCGACATGGTATGAAGTGAGGGTGACCGAGGCCGGCTACCGCGGTCGGCGCGGCGGCAGCATCGACCTCATGGTGGCGATGAATCCTCAGACCTGGGACCAGGATATGAGGGAGATCGAACGGGGGGCTACCTCTTCTACGATTCTACACGGGTGATCCCGGCGAGCAAGTTCCGTCACGACATCAACGTTATCGGCATGCCTCTCACTGCGATCTGCAACGAGCACTATTCCGACCCGCGCCAGCGCCAGCTCTTCAAAAACATCATCTATGTCGGAGCACTTGCCGAGCTTCTCGGCATCGATATCGCCGAGACCGAGCACCTCATTGCCGAGCAGTTCAAGGGCAAGGACAAGCTAATCCCTGCCAATCTCGAGGCCTTACATATGGGCCACGACCACGCCGCTGCCCATCTTGTGGGAGCGTCCGGCCTCAAGGTGAAGCGCGCCAATGCCGTGGGCAACCGCATCATCATCGACGGCAATGATGCCGCGGCGCTGGGCGCGGTCTATGGGGGGGCAACCGTCGCCGCCTGGTATCCGATCACACCGTCAACCGCGCTCGCGGAAGCCTTCGCGAAGTATTGCAGGCGCTACCGCGTCGAACCCGAGACCGGCCTCAGCCGCTGCGCCGTCGTGCAGGCCGAAGACGAGATCGCCGCCATCGGCATGGTCATCGGTGCTTCATGGAATGGTGCTCGAGCATTCACCGCGACGTCGGGACCCGGCATATCGTTGATGCAGGAATTCTTCGGCCTTGCGTATTTCGCGGAAGTGCCGGCAGTCATCTTCGATGTCCAGCGCGGTGGACCCTCAACGGGCCTTCCGACACGCACCCAGCAGTCGGACATTCTGCTCACTGCCTATGCTTCCCACGGCGACACGAAGCATGTTTTGCTCTTCCCGGAAGATCCGAAAGAGTGCTTCGAATTTGCAAGCCTCGCCTTCGATCTAGCCGACCGGCTCCAGACGCCG
This genomic stretch from Nordella sp. HKS 07 harbors:
- a CDS encoding FAD-dependent oxidoreductase, with protein sequence MEIAQDAETAPSDAAKAKSGRPPTDISNPDYFHKVVDCQWACPAHTPVPEYIRLIAAGRYSDAYLVNWYSNVFPGILGRTCDRPCEPACRRGRVEAEPVAICRLKRVAADNKGDVRTVLPKAPRQKNGKRIALVGAGPASLTVARDLAPLGYELIVYDGEQKTGGMIRSQIPRFRLPEEVIDEEVGYIVDMGHIEIRTGEPVSSMRTLLSQGFDAIFVGSGAPRGRDLDIPGRREAAEHIHIGIDWLANVSFGHSERIGSRVVVLGGGNTAMDCCRTARRVGGEDVKVVVRSGFEEMKASPWEKEDATHEGIPILNYHVPKAFTHDGGRLTGVLFEKVAAQWGLNGERQLVATGEPDVHIECDDVLVAIGQENAFPWIERDVGLEFDRAGLPRLNSKTMQSSLPNVFFGGDAAFGPKNIIWAVAHGHDAAISIDRYCQGMPLTERPPPMVNLVSQKMGIHEWSYDNEISLDRRYKVPLRDQKVTLSDLKAEVELGFDRARALAETQRCLNCDVQTVFSRELCIECDECVDICPVDCINFTENGPEMELRSRLRVPATNLNQDLYVSDTLKTHRVMVKDEDLCLHCGLCAERCPTGAWDMQRFLLDMRLAYENGGCRS